The following proteins come from a genomic window of Ochotona princeps isolate mOchPri1 chromosome 14, mOchPri1.hap1, whole genome shotgun sequence:
- the ZNF189 gene encoding zinc finger protein 189 isoform X6 — MASPRPPPEPKEWDYLDPAQRSLYKDVMMENYGNLVSLDVLNKGDEEPTIKQEIEEIEEEVEPQGVIVRRIKSEIDQDPMGKETFELVGRLDKQRGIFLWEIPRESLTQESRMFRSNTNIIRKRPNSEEKCHRCEECGKGFVRKAHFIQHQRVHTGEKPFQCNECGKSFSRSSFVIEHQRIHTGERPYECNYCGKTFSVSSTLIRHQRIHTGERPYQCNQCKQSFSQRRSLVKHQRIHTGEKPHKCNDCGKAFSWKSHLIEHQRTHTGEKPYHCTKCKKSFSRNSLLVEHQRIHTGERPHKCGECGKAFRLSTYLIQHQKIHTGEKPFLCIECGKSFSRSSFLIEHQRIHTGERPYQCKECGKSFSQLCNLTRHQRIHTGDKPHKCEECGKAFSRSSGLIQHQRIHTREKTYQYNETKDSFDPNCSLVIQQEVYPKEKSYKCDECGKTFSVSAHLVQHQRIHTGEKPYLCTVCGKSFSRSSFLIEHQRIHTGERPYLCRQCGKSFSQLCNLIRHQGVHTGNKPHKCDECGKAFSRNSGLIQHQRIHTGEKPYKCEKCDKSFSQQRSLVNHQKIHAEVKSQEIHECDACGEAFNCQLSLIQHQKLHTAWMQ, encoded by the exons atggcctccccaagacCCCCTCCGGAGCCTAAG GAGTGGGATTATCTGGACCCAGCTCAGAGAAGTCTGTATAAAGATGTCATGATGGAGAATTACGGAAACCTGGTTTCACTGG ATGTTTTAAACAAAGGTGATGAGGAGCCAACTATCAAACAAGAAATTGAAGAAATTGAGGAAGAAGTGGAACCACAGGGTGTAATAGTTAGGAGAATCAAAAGTGAAATTGACCAGGATCCTATGGGGAAAGAAACCTTTGAACTGGTTGGTAggttagataaacagagagggaTATTCTTGTGGGAAATACCAAGGGAATCTCTGACCCAGGAATCGAGAATGTTCAGGAGCAACACTAACATCATCCGGAAAAGACCAAACTCAGAAGAGAAATGCCACAGGTGTGAAGAATGTGGAAAAGGTTTTGTCCGCAAGGCCCATTTCATTCAGCATCAAAGGGTCCATACCGGTGAGAAACCTTTTCAATGCAATGAATGTGGGAAAAGTTTCAGTCGCAGTTCATTTGTTATtgaacatcagagaattcacactggaGAAAGGCCCTATGAGTGTAATTACTGTGGAAAAACATTTAGTGTAAGTTCGACTCTTATTAGACATCAAAGAATCCACACTGGAGAAAGACCTTATCAGTGTAATCAGTGTAAGCAAAGCTTTAGCCAGAGAAGGAGCCTTGTTAAGCATCAAAGGATTCATACAGGTGAGAAGCCCCATAAATGTAATGACTGTGGGAAAGCTTTCAGCTGGAAGTCACACCTTATTGAACATCAAAGAACTCATACTGGTGAGAAACCCTATCACTGTACCAAATGCAAGAAAAGCTTTAGTAGAAATTCACTGCTTGTtgaacatcagagaattcacactgggGAACGACCCCATAAATGTGGtgaatgtgggaaagcctttaGATTAAGTACATACCTTATACAACACCAAAAAATCCACACGGGTGAAAAGCCTTTTCTTTGTATTGAATGTGGAAAAAGCTTCAGTCGGAGCTCATTCCTTATTGAGCATCAGAGGATCCATACTGGTGAACGACCTTACCAGTGCAAAGAATGTGGAAAAAGCTTTAGTCAGCTTTGTAATCTAACTCgtcatcagagaattcacacaggggacaAACCTCATAAATGTGAGgaatgtggaaaagcctttaGTAGGAGCTCAGGTCTTATTCaacatcagagaatccatacCAGGGAGAAGACTTACCAATATAATGAAACTAAGGACAGTTTTGATCCAAATTGCAGTCTTGTTATACAACAGGAGGTTTATCCTAAGGAAAAATCTTACAAATGTGATGAATGTGGGAAGACTTTTAGTGTAAGTGCTCATCTTGTGCAACATCAAAGAATCCACACTGGAGAAAAGCCCTATCTGTGTACTGTTTGTGGGAAAAGCTTCAGTCGGAGCTCATTTCTTATTGAACATCAGAGGATCCACACTGGTGAGAGACCCTATCTGTGCagacagtgtggcaaaagcttcaGTCAACTTTGTAATCTTATTCGACATCAGGGTGTTCACACGGGTAATAAACCCCATAAATGTGACGAATGTGGGAAGGCCTTTAGTCGGAACTCAGGTCTAATTCAGcatcagagaatacacacaggagagaaaccttATAAATGTGAGAAGTGTGACAAA